A DNA window from Malus domestica chromosome 12, GDT2T_hap1 contains the following coding sequences:
- the LOC103449532 gene encoding alpha carbonic anhydrase 1, chloroplastic has protein sequence MALRVSFSFLVIALLLVFGPSASVQDDSLSFSYTGQTGPEKWGSLSPNNTACSNGKMQSPVDIVKSILTPNKKLMPLTRVYRTSNATLFNNGFNLGLRFEGNGGTLDVDGKNYNLMQLHWHTPSEHRLNGIQFPAELHLLHQAADQSRAVVAILFNFGKEDIILLQIKNRLAELAKEACKKDEDATIPVGTVDLNELQKKSRKYYKYVGSLTVPPCTENVVWSILGKVRTISKHQLDALKAPLDASCKNNSRPLQSPNGRKIELYDELMH, from the exons ATGGCCCTTAGagtttccttctccttccttgtgATAGCTTTGCTGCTCGTCTTTGGCCCTTCGGCTTCTGTCCAAGATG ACTCACTCTCATTTAGTTACACTGGTCAAACTGGCCCTGAGAAATGGGGAAGCTTGAGTCCAAATAACACAGCATGCTCAAATGGGAAGATGCAGTCTCCGGTGGACATCGTCAAGAGCATACTTACCCCTAACAAGAAACTAATGCCGTTGACCAGAGTCTACCgtacttcaaatgccacattgTTTAACAACGGCTTTAACCTTGGG TTGCGTTTCGAAGGAAATGGGGGAACATTGGATGTGGATGGTAAGAACTACAACTTGATGCAGTTGCACTGGCACACTCCCTCTGAGCATCGCCTTAATGGAATCCA ATTTCCAGCGGAGCTTCATCTGCTTCACCAGGCAGCTGATCAAAGCCGCGCAGTTGTGGCGATCCTCTTCAATTTCGGCAAGGAAGATATCATCCTCTTACAG ATTAAGAACAGGCTGGCCGAGCTGGccaaggaggcgtgcaagaaaGATGAAGATGCTACCATTCCCGTTGGAACTGTTGACCTGAACGAGTTACAGAAGAAGAGTCGCAAATATTACAAATACGTTGGCTCTCTCACCGTTCCTCCATGCACCGAAAATGTTGTCTGGAGCATTCTCGGAAAG GTGAGGACTATTTCCAAGCATCAGTTAGATGCACTAAAAGCACCATTGGATGCATCTTGCAAAAACAACTCAAGACCTCTTCAATCTCCAAATGGACGCAAGATTGAGCTCTACGATGAGCTTATGCACTAG
- the LOC103449458 gene encoding uncharacterized protein — protein MPQVDLETLVSACAGGSMDRKIACETQADATTAGHGRPEDDVEEQEVPPDFPPESFWLSKDAEYDWFDRNAFYERKDSTKGNSNANNLNSNQNSHSNSNSQRFSMNLKSKAAIIGLPKPQKHNYTDTKNRRHCKAGNTRLFPKRSGSVGKSDAPMIEPSSPKVSCMGRVRSKRDRKKRRVRNRHRQSAETSIEKSVKPVSERRKLGFFASFRAIFRHGGHRDKSAKTPFVDDLPPRNSSVKSTRARDRAAADDVDSLPRHSVESEPPGLGGMKRFVSGRRSGSWVGDGGIDVA, from the coding sequence ATGCCACAAGTTGATTTGGAAACACTAGTTTCGGCGTGCGCTGGTGGCTCAATGGATCGGAAAATCGCCTGCGAGACGCAGGCCGACGCCACCACCGCCGGACACGGCCGGCCGGAGGATGACGTCGAGGAACAGGAGGTTCCGCCGGATTTCCCGCCGGAATCCTTCTGGCTCTCGAAAGACGCAGAGTACGACTGGTTCGACCGCAACGCCTTCTACGAGCGCAAAGACTCCACCAAAGGAAACTCCAACGCTAATAACTTGAATTCGAATCAAAATTCGCACTCGAATTCAAACTCGCAGCGGTTTTCGATGAACTTGAAGTCGAAGGCGGCGATCATCGGGCTTCCCAAGCCGCAGAAGCACAACTACACCGACACGAAGAATCGGCGGCACTGCAAGGCCGGAAACACGAGGCTGTTTCCGAAACGGTCCGGATCCGTCGGAAAATCGGACGCTCCGATGATCGAGCCGTCGTCTCCGAAGGTCTCGTGTATGGGGAGGGTGAGATCGAAGAGGGATCGGAAGAAGCGTCGGGTCAGGAATCGGCACAGACAGTCGGCCGAGACGTCCATAGAAAAGTCCGTTAAACCGGTTTCCGAGAGACGAAAACTCGGTTTCTTCGCGAGTTTTCGGGCGATTTTTCGTCACGGCGGACACCGGGACAAATCGGCGAAAACGCCGTTCGTGGACGACTTGCCTCCGAGAAACAGCAGCGTGAAGTCGACGAGAGCGCGCGACAGAGCGGCAGCGGACGATGTCGACTCGCTTCCAAGACACAGCGTGGAGAGCGAACCGCCCGGTTTGGGTGGCATGAAGCGGTTCGTTTCGGGTCGGAGGTCCGGGTCGTGGGTGGGCGATGGCGGTATCGACGTTGCGTAG